A portion of the Edaphobacter lichenicola genome contains these proteins:
- a CDS encoding carboxymuconolactone decarboxylase family protein has product MISTPELRDRGLALFETLYGTGAGDALVKDMEGLCPDFTDITIEWAIGGILSRPGLDHITRELVVIASCVTLGHTVQQLRAHTQAALTAGATKEQVVETILQLLFYAGGAAVRNALVNVKDLLPVTTPDPHTDSQGVVYQGDAA; this is encoded by the coding sequence ATGATTTCAACCCCCGAATTGCGGGATCGCGGCCTTGCACTCTTCGAAACGCTGTACGGAACAGGCGCGGGAGATGCTCTCGTGAAGGATATGGAAGGGCTTTGCCCTGACTTCACCGACATAACGATCGAATGGGCGATTGGGGGAATTCTCAGCCGCCCAGGGCTTGACCACATCACCCGCGAATTAGTCGTGATTGCGTCATGCGTAACGCTCGGACATACAGTTCAGCAACTCCGAGCTCATACCCAAGCGGCTCTAACCGCCGGGGCGACCAAAGAACAGGTTGTCGAAACGATCCTGCAGCTACTGTTTTATGCGGGCGGCGCTGCGGTCCGAAATGCCTTGGTAAATGTAAAGGATCTGCTCCCTGTGACGACACCGGACCCACATACCGATAGTCAAGGCGTCGTCTATCAAGGAGACGCTGCATGA
- a CDS encoding site-specific integrase: MTNALRPSELFAFRWKRFEYKASTLTVAETVYKGKIRDWGKTKKSLTVTIKDVQGVMRHSRTATTTDVYMQEIPASVQSTINSINLELRKSDARSRKNLKESASTAALLRSRRKPSERVTQNDTKSPRGGSERLPAYA, from the coding sequence ATGACGAACGCCTTGCGTCCGAGTGAACTCTTCGCATTTAGATGGAAGCGGTTTGAATACAAAGCATCGACGCTCACGGTCGCGGAGACTGTTTATAAAGGCAAGATCCGAGATTGGGGCAAAACAAAGAAGAGCCTTACCGTGACCATCAAAGATGTTCAAGGTGTCATGCGGCACTCACGCACCGCTACCACCACGGACGTCTATATGCAGGAGATTCCTGCAAGCGTGCAATCGACGATCAACTCCATCAACTTGGAGCTAAGAAAATCGGATGCGCGGAGTCGGAAAAACTTGAAGGAGTCGGCTTCAACCGCAGCACTGCTCAGAAGTCGGCGCAAGCCTTCTGAACGCGTGACACAAAATGACACAAAGTCACCGAGAGGAGGGAGTGAACGCCTCCCGGCATATGCTTGA
- a CDS encoding type IV toxin-antitoxin system AbiEi family antitoxin: MDAQRSSRLNHMLLSLPEGFLADSAWLQAQGLTRSSIRDYVDRGWLERIGPRVYRRPSQLTKAPLRWDVVVLSLQQLMHKPLHVGGRTAVELSGYAHYVEAGDTSRVYLYGAGLPSWLAKMPISAQFETRSLGLFANSNSGVEAKRYDMRSSEASGSLKDAEFRSPWEWSLTMSAPERAILEMIDELPHREGFHQVDVVMEGLANLRPQLLEKLLRECRSVKVKRLFLWYADRHGHAWFKHLDLSAVDLGKGKRQLVPQGHFDSRYQITLPMELFHAGGSNDGQ; encoded by the coding sequence ATGGACGCACAAAGATCGTCGCGGCTAAACCACATGCTGCTGAGCTTGCCGGAGGGCTTCTTGGCGGATAGCGCCTGGCTCCAAGCCCAGGGACTGACTCGTTCGTCGATACGGGACTATGTTGATAGGGGCTGGCTCGAAAGAATAGGCCCCCGCGTTTACCGGCGGCCAAGCCAACTCACCAAGGCCCCACTGCGATGGGATGTTGTTGTGCTCTCCCTCCAGCAGCTCATGCACAAACCACTCCACGTCGGCGGACGAACGGCTGTCGAACTGTCCGGCTACGCTCATTACGTCGAAGCTGGCGACACTTCGCGAGTTTACTTGTACGGGGCGGGCCTTCCATCCTGGCTTGCCAAGATGCCTATATCCGCTCAGTTTGAAACCCGTTCTTTGGGACTGTTTGCAAACTCCAATAGCGGCGTTGAAGCGAAGCGTTACGATATGCGTTCCAGCGAAGCATCAGGATCGCTAAAGGATGCGGAATTCAGGAGCCCCTGGGAATGGTCGCTGACCATGTCAGCTCCTGAACGAGCAATCCTGGAGATGATCGATGAACTCCCGCATCGCGAGGGCTTTCATCAAGTCGACGTCGTCATGGAAGGTTTGGCCAATCTCCGTCCTCAACTGCTGGAGAAGCTCCTGCGGGAATGCAGGAGTGTGAAGGTAAAGCGGCTCTTCCTCTGGTACGCGGACAGACATGGACATGCCTGGTTCAAACATCTGGATCTGTCTGCCGTCGATCTCGGGAAAGGAAAGCGTCAACTGGTTCCCCAAGGCCACTTCGACTCGCGCTATCAGATCACGCTTCCAATGGAACTATTCCACGCCGGAGGCAGCAACGATGGCCAGTGA
- a CDS encoding winged helix-turn-helix transcriptional regulator, with amino-acid sequence MHDDCVVYIKKVTRVKEILDGKWKLQILCAMRSGPVRLSQLTRLAPAASKKGLRANLRSLESSHIVVRRDLSDSVLHVEYDFEDSVRESVCSLLDHLAAWGDVGDGRSV; translated from the coding sequence ATGCATGACGACTGTGTTGTCTACATTAAGAAAGTTACGAGAGTAAAGGAAATCCTGGACGGCAAATGGAAGCTCCAGATTTTATGCGCCATGCGGAGCGGACCGGTTCGCTTGAGCCAACTAACACGTCTTGCTCCCGCCGCCTCAAAGAAGGGCCTTCGCGCGAATCTGAGGTCGCTCGAATCCTCGCACATTGTTGTCAGGCGTGACCTGAGTGATAGCGTTCTTCATGTTGAATATGACTTTGAGGACAGCGTGCGAGAGTCTGTCTGTTCTCTCCTCGATCATTTGGCGGCGTGGGGAGATGTAGGAGATGGCAGGAGCGTTTAA
- a CDS encoding LysR substrate-binding domain-containing protein: protein MTPVSFGVHALAPACAAYLDKYPEVAIDLVVSDRPVDMVEEGFEVMVAIGDLIDSTLIARPLFPYRSVVCAAPSYIERNGTPKKPADLSRHTCLGFAHPLASRKWLLEGPQGPVSVPVSLAMTVNNGEALRMAALSGLGIIMQPEVLIAEDIRVGRLIRLLPDFSPTPKPVHLLTFPDQHLVPKIQTFVDFLTQHFRQDPGDQKPRASKKVASNSTKVVQSRQG, encoded by the coding sequence ATGACGCCGGTTTCCTTCGGTGTGCATGCCCTCGCTCCGGCATGCGCGGCGTATTTAGATAAATATCCGGAAGTAGCCATCGATCTGGTCGTTAGTGATCGCCCAGTCGATATGGTCGAAGAGGGCTTTGAGGTGATGGTTGCAATTGGGGATTTGATTGATTCAACTCTGATAGCAAGACCTCTGTTCCCGTATCGCTCCGTGGTGTGCGCTGCGCCCTCCTATATCGAGCGAAATGGTACTCCTAAAAAGCCTGCGGATCTGTCTCGGCACACTTGCCTTGGATTTGCTCATCCGCTAGCGAGTCGGAAATGGCTGCTGGAAGGTCCCCAGGGGCCGGTGAGCGTGCCCGTTTCACTCGCCATGACCGTCAATAATGGAGAAGCACTTCGCATGGCTGCCTTGAGCGGTCTTGGCATCATCATGCAGCCTGAAGTGCTGATCGCGGAGGATATTAGGGTTGGGCGACTGATTCGGCTACTGCCTGACTTCTCGCCAACACCCAAGCCGGTGCATCTTTTGACTTTTCCCGATCAGCACCTAGTGCCGAAAATTCAGACATTTGTAGATTTTCTGACGCAGCACTTTAGACAGGACCCTGGCGATCAGAAGCCCAGGGCCTCAAAAAAAGTCGCAAGCAACTCCACTAAGGTAGTTCAGTCTCGGCAGGGTTGA
- a CDS encoding nucleotidyl transferase AbiEii/AbiGii toxin family protein — translation MASEAFEARVALLVRVLPHVATETCFALKGGTAINLFVRDLPRLSVDIDLVYVPIEDRETSLIGIRSALSRIAQKIRKAIPDGVVTDSANGGGTLVLVRQRNAQIKIEVTPVLRGTVHPVEVRTVRPIVEERFGFAEIQLVSFTDLYAGKLVAAIDRQHPRDLFDVQHLLANEGIDKALYQTFLAYILSHNRPAHELLQPHLKDIRQAFDREFVGMTVDETSLDTLLSTREQLVAEIRSRLDENSKLFLTSFHMLRPDWELTGSSTIRELPAIRWKLMNLERLQIENPEKYQTMLQKLDAALS, via the coding sequence ATGGCCAGTGAAGCTTTCGAGGCACGGGTAGCCCTACTCGTCCGTGTATTGCCCCATGTGGCAACCGAGACTTGCTTTGCTCTCAAGGGCGGAACAGCAATCAATCTTTTCGTTCGCGACCTGCCTCGCCTTTCGGTGGACATCGATCTGGTTTATGTGCCGATTGAGGACCGAGAGACATCGCTTATTGGGATTCGATCTGCGCTCAGTCGTATTGCCCAGAAGATTCGTAAAGCGATCCCAGATGGCGTCGTCACCGACAGCGCTAACGGGGGCGGCACCCTCGTCCTTGTTCGTCAAAGAAACGCCCAAATCAAGATCGAAGTGACTCCCGTTCTTCGAGGCACAGTCCATCCTGTTGAGGTGAGGACTGTGCGGCCAATCGTAGAGGAACGATTTGGCTTCGCGGAAATCCAACTCGTTTCGTTCACCGATCTCTACGCGGGGAAATTGGTAGCTGCCATAGATCGTCAGCATCCTCGGGACCTATTCGATGTCCAGCACCTGCTGGCGAATGAAGGAATCGACAAGGCTCTCTACCAAACATTTCTAGCCTATATCCTGAGCCACAACCGTCCAGCACATGAACTGCTACAACCCCACTTGAAGGACATACGGCAAGCCTTCGACAGAGAGTTCGTCGGGATGACAGTTGACGAAACCTCCTTGGACACGCTCCTCTCGACCCGAGAACAATTGGTCGCGGAGATTCGCTCCCGACTGGATGAGAATTCGAAGCTTTTTCTCACGTCTTTTCATATGCTCAGACCGGACTGGGAACTCACAGGCTCATCGACTATTCGCGAACTCCCAGCGATTCGGTGGAAGCTGATGAATTTGGAACGCCTCCAGATTGAGAATCCAGAGAAATATCAGACGATGCTTCAAAAACTTGACGCGGCATTGTCCTGA
- a CDS encoding endonuclease/exonuclease/phosphatase family protein, with the protein MEIASWNVNSIKARLDHVKNWLEKRGPDILLLQELKGVDFPTETFRALGYESVAVTQKAYNGVAIVSRFPVKSVSQSLDGLGVDSAFEVESSRSHLA; encoded by the coding sequence ATGGAGATCGCAAGCTGGAACGTCAACTCGATCAAAGCGAGACTTGATCACGTCAAGAACTGGCTAGAAAAGCGTGGGCCGGATATCTTGCTACTCCAAGAACTGAAGGGCGTTGACTTTCCTACGGAGACATTCCGTGCGCTGGGATACGAAAGCGTCGCCGTCACGCAAAAGGCCTATAACGGAGTGGCGATCGTGTCCCGCTTTCCGGTGAAGTCGGTGAGCCAGAGTCTGGACGGACTCGGAGTGGATAGCGCTTTCGAAGTTGAGTCTTCGAGATCGCATCTTGCTTGA
- a CDS encoding helix-turn-helix domain-containing protein, giving the protein MAKVSTKSLFGRALRALREDRGYSQEELAERAGLHRNYVGGVERGERNVALENIVKLAGALSVRTRDLFDSLP; this is encoded by the coding sequence GTGGCTAAAGTCTCGACCAAATCCCTCTTCGGAAGGGCTTTACGTGCCTTACGCGAAGATCGCGGCTACTCGCAAGAGGAGCTGGCGGAACGGGCGGGACTGCATCGGAACTATGTGGGCGGTGTGGAACGCGGGGAACGGAACGTGGCGCTGGAGAACATCGTAAAGCTCGCAGGAGCGCTCTCTGTGCGGACGCGAGATCTCTTTGACTCTCTCCCTTAG